The following proteins are co-located in the Enoplosus armatus isolate fEnoArm2 chromosome 8, fEnoArm2.hap1, whole genome shotgun sequence genome:
- the LOC139288778 gene encoding cysteine and glycine-rich protein 1-like produces the protein MPLGGGNKCGRCQKTVYFAEEVLCDGRSFHKSCFLCMVCGKNLDSTTVAVHMDEIYCKACYGKKYGPKGYGYGQGAGTLSMDKGESLGITHEEPAPHRPTTNPNPSKLAQKFGGSDKCPRCGKAVYAAEKVIGAGSSWHKTGCFTCATCRKSLESTTLADKDGEIYCKACYGKNFGPKGFGYGQGAGALSHTQ, from the exons ATGCCATTaggaggaggaaacaagtgTGGCCGCTGTCAGAAGACGGTTTACTTCGCAGAAGAGGTACTCTGTGATGGGCGGAGCTTCCACAAGTCCTGCTTCCTGTGCA tggTGTGTGGGAAGAACTTGGACAGCACAACTGTTGCTGTTCATATGGATGAAATTTACTGCAAGGCGTGCTACGGCAAAAAGTATGGGCCAAAAGGCTACGGTTACGGCCAGGGAGCGGGGACCCTCAGCATGGACAAAGGAGAGTCTCTGGGTATTACACATGAAGA aCCTGCTCCTCATCGTCCTACCACCAACCCAAACCCATCCAAGCTGGCTCAGAAGTTTGGAGGGTCAGACAAGTGCCCTCGCTGTGGCAAGGCTGTCTACGCTGCTGAGAAAGTGATTGGAGCTGGGAGt TCATGGCATAAGACTGGATGTTTCACCTGTGCCACGTGTAGGAAGAGCCTTGAGTCAACTACACTAGCTGACAAGGATGGAGAAATTTACTGCAAAG CCTGTTACGGCAAAAACTTTGGACCCAAGGGATTTGGATACGGACAGGGAGCCGGGGCGCTGTCGCATACTCAGTAG
- the phlda3 gene encoding pleckstrin homology-like domain family A member 3: protein MSLPAKVMRDGLLEKRSSGLLQLWKKKRCVLTEEGLRLHNCKGGGGDAPSSAWSSKAKELRFERMATVDCVEYKRGLVYFTVVMATGKEIDFRCPQEGTAWNAEIALALVRHKNLQAVQTGRNRHLSTAHLGSTGEDEEL from the coding sequence ATGTCTCTCCCGGCCAAAGTGATGAGAGACGGGCTGCTGGAGAAGCGCAGCAGCGGGCTCCTCCAGCTGTGGAAGAAGAAGCGCTGCGTGCTCACCGAGGAAGGGCTGCGCCTGCACAACTGCAAAGGCGGCGGCGGTGATGCTCCGAGCTCGGCGTGGAGCTCCAAAGCCAAGGAGCTCCGCTTTGAGCGCATGGCCACGGTGGACTGTGTGGAGTACAAGCGGGGGCTGGTGTACTTCACCGTGGTTATGGCCACAGGGAAGGAGATTGACTTTCGGTGTCCGCAGGAAGGCACTGCCTGGAACGCGGAGATCGCTTTGGCACTGGTTCGCCATAAGAACCTGCAGGCCGTGCAAACAGGACGGAACAGGCACCTGTCCACAGCACACCTGGGCAGCACcggggaggatgaggagctcTGA